The region CTGTTTCCGACGTAACAGCCGCGTTGGGCGGCAGACTTAAGAAATTCATAAAACCTCCTTGTATGTAATAAAGAGCGCATAATATAGCCAAAAAATCATTAAATTGACCTTGTTAATTTCGCTATCTGGCGCGGTTTTTATTGAAGTTAGGCAAATAACGGCAAATTATCTCGGCATTTTGCACCTGTTTGATCAATTATTGGGAGAAAACGCAAAATTTTCGTCCGCAAACAACGATCCGTATCATATTGCGGCAAAGTAAAAATCCGCGTATTTGTAAAACGAAAGCCCTATTTAAACCGCCGAATTGACCGCGCTAACGCTTATTTTTTTGCGCGAACGCCTTGCTTTCGCAAATTATCGCCGTTTTATTAACCTGCCTATGATAAAATCGCCCGCTATGAATATAGCGCGGAAAATTCGCAATTTTGGCGAGCTTGTAGTATTTCAGCATACGCTTTTTGCTTTACCTTTTATATTCATCGCTATGATCGTAGCCGCCGACGGCTGGTTTGGCTGGGCTTTGCTTGGGCTTGGGCTGATCGCCGCCGTGTGCGCTAGAAACTTTGCGATGGGATTTAATCGTCTTGCCGATCGCCATTACGACGCTTTGAACGCGCGCACCGCCAATCGACCGAGTATCGACGGCAGGCTGAGCGTAAAAGCGATAAGCGTATTCGTTGCTTTGAACGCGATCTTTTTTGTGATCGTCTGTTATTTTATCAATCCGCTTGCCTTCGCGTTATCCGCGCCGTTTTTAATCATTATCGGCAGTTATTCGTTTGTCAAACGTTTTAGTTGGATCGCGCATCTTGTTTTGGGACTTTCGATGGGTCTAGCGCCGATCGCCGGCGCGGTGGCGGCTTTGGGCGAAATACCGATTTGGTCGTTGCCTCTTGCGATCGGCGTTATGCTGTGGGGCGCGGGATTTGATCTGCTGTATTCGCTTCAGGATCGCGAGTTCGATCTCAAAACGGGGCTTTGTTCGATTCCCTCTCGGTTTGGAGTAAGAAAAACGTTGATAATCTCAAGAGTTTTACACATTTTGGCTCTGTTGTGCTGGATATTTTTCTGCGTTTTAGCGGAGCTTGGCGGCTTCGCTTGGATCGGAGTGTTTGTTAGCGCTGCGATGCTGATCGCCGAACATAGAATCGTCGCGAATGGGATGGAAGAGATCGACCGCGCTTTTTTCACGCTTAACGCATGGCTAAGCGTCGTGTTTTTCGCGTTTATAACGTTGGATTTTATATGGACGATCTAGACGGGTTGCGCTGGATAAGCGCGCCGCTTATCGCGGAGTTTTCGCTAGAGAGCGAAAATAGAGCCGAGTTTAAATTGGAATTTGATAAGTTTGCCGAAAGCGACGACGATCCGCTTGGCGAATGGCTCAAGCTCGCGCGCTCGCGGGGAGAAACAAAGGAGAGCGATCCTGCTTTGTTGGCTATGACGATCGATCTGCATCGCAAAATAGACGAGCTAACAAGATTTGTAAAAGGCGAAGAGGTTCGACGCGTGAAATTAACGCATAAATCGCGTTTAGACGGGCTTAATTACACCCATTTTCGCATTGAGGCGCCGGAGCTTAACGTTGGCGAGCGCTACTACGCGAGAATAATCGCT is a window of Helicobacteraceae bacterium DNA encoding:
- a CDS encoding 4-hydroxybenzoate polyprenyltransferase; translation: MNIARKIRNFGELVVFQHTLFALPFIFIAMIVAADGWFGWALLGLGLIAAVCARNFAMGFNRLADRHYDALNARTANRPSIDGRLSVKAISVFVALNAIFFVIVCYFINPLAFALSAPFLIIIGSYSFVKRFSWIAHLVLGLSMGLAPIAGAVAALGEIPIWSLPLAIGVMLWGAGFDLLYSLQDREFDLKTGLCSIPSRFGVRKTLIISRVLHILALLCWIFFCVLAELGGFAWIGVFVSAAMLIAEHRIVANGMEEIDRAFFTLNAWLSVVFFAFITLDFIWTI